Proteins encoded in a region of the Micropterus dolomieu isolate WLL.071019.BEF.003 ecotype Adirondacks linkage group LG09, ASM2129224v1, whole genome shotgun sequence genome:
- the LOC123976807 gene encoding uncharacterized protein LOC123976807 — protein MQNRTEKFGAQLPLFAPASSSQQHLFRKSTTYLAKIAVILQDAPGKMLTFTQLMDRLAPLISEDRKSVENNIRVCLSTSKCFVKVPVVPDKRNYWKLDPNQITAKMVRRHFKGILQNFPELASKVEMENTSRPSEHRSALHSPEPAACKAVQIRCEVKFSSPFSIESLLKRDSPSARASRASPLSSVPVRVEQQPRSTLGHRVGTKRSFSWDSEEPLLLQASAGSSPICSTGGSTHHELTANGATEPFKRMHVCSEPSFPFYTRASAAPYFTSPPSSYITYSVPSLNHDAVHFRL, from the exons ATGCAGAACAGGACAGAGAAGTTTGGGGCTCAGCTGCCTCTCTTTGCTCCAGCCAGCAGCTCTCAGCAGCATCTGTTCAGGAAGAGCACCACCTACCTGGCTAAGATTGCCGTTATCCTCCAAGACGCTCCCGGCAAGATGCTCACTTTCACTCAG TTGATGGACAGACTGGCACCATTAATCTCTGAAGACAGAAAATCTGTTGAGAACAACATCAGAGTTTGTTTATcaaccagcaaatgttttgtcAAG GTCCCGGTGGTCCCAGA TAAGAGAAACTACTGGAAACTGGACCCCAATCAGATCACAGCAAAGATGGTGCGTCGTCACTTCAAAGGAATCCTGCAGAACTTCCCTGAGTTGGCCTCCAAAGTGGAAATGGAAAACACCAGCAGACCATCAGAGCACCGCTCAGCTCTCCACTCTCCTGAACCTGCGGCCTGCAAAGCTGTTCAGATCAGATGTGAGGTGAAGTTCAGCAGTCCCTTCTCAATTGAGTCCCTCCTGAAGAGAGACAGTCCCTCTGCTCGGGCCTCCAGAGCTTCTCCTCTGTCCAGCGTGCCGGTCAGAGTGGAGCAGCAGCCTCGGTCCACACTCGGACACAGAGTTGGGACAAAGAGGAGCTTCAGCTGGGACTCTGAGGAGCCTCTCCTCCTTCAAGCTTCAGCTGGAAGTTCCCCCATCTGCTCAACAGGGGGCAGCACTCACCATGAACTCACTGCTAATGGAGCCACTGAGCCCTTCAAGAGGATGCATGTGTGCAGTGAGCCCTCATTCCCCTTCTACACAAGAGCCAGTGCTGCTCCTTATTTCACCAGCCCACCCAGCAGTTACATCACTTATTCTGTACCATCACTTAATCACGATGCTGTCCATTTTCGtttgtaa
- the LOC123976352 gene encoding catenin beta-1-like produces the protein MATQSDLMELDMAMGDSKAAVSQWQQQSYLDSGIQSGVTTTAPSLSGKGNPDAEEDDPGLYDWEFNQPFTPEATDIEGYAMTRAQRVRAAMFPETLEEGIQIPPTQLDAAHPTAVQRLAEPSQMLKHAVVNLINYQDDAELATRAIPELTKLLNDEDQVVVNKAAVMVHQLSKKEASRHALMRSPQMVSAVVRAMQNTGDVETARCSAGTLHNLSHHREGLLAIFKSGGIPALVKMLGSPVDSVLFYAITTLHNLLLHQEGAKMAVRLAGGLQKMVALLSNTNVKFLAITTDCLQILAYGNQESKLIILASGGPQALVNIMRTFTYEKLLWTTSRVLKVLSVCSSNKPAIVEAGGMQALGLHLTDPSQRLVQNCLWTLRNLSDAATKQEGMEGLLGTLVQLLGSDDINVVTCAAGILSNLTCNNYSNKLMVCQVGGIEALVRTVLRAGDREDITEPAVCALRHLTSRHQDAEMAQNAVRLHYGLPVVVKLLHPPSHWPLIKATVGLIRNLALCPANHSALREQGAIPRLVQLLVRAHQDTQRRTSMGGNQQQFVEGVRMEEIVEGCTGALHILARDVHNRIVIRGLNTIPLFVQLLYSPVENIQRVAAGVLCELAQDKEAAEAIEAEGATAPLTELLHSRNEGVATYAAAVLFRMSEDKPQDYKKRLSVELTSSLFRTEPMAWNETGDLGLDMGAQGDPLAYRQDDGAYRAYPAAYGQDSLLDPMMEGADYHTDTLPDLGHHTDPLPDLGHTQDLMDSNQLAWFDTDL, from the exons ATGGCTACCCAGT CTGATTTGATGGAGTTGGACATGGCAATGGGGGACAGCAAGGCTGCAGTGAGCCAGTGGCAACAGCAGTCATACCTGGATTCAGGCATTCAGTCTGGAGTCACCACCACAGCACCATCTCTGAGCGGCAAGGGAAACCCTGATGCTGAGGAGGATGATCCAGGTCTTTACGACTGGGAGTTCAACCAGCCTTTCACTCCTGAGGCCACAG ACATTGAGGGTTATGCCATGACCCGGGCCCAGCGTGTGCGTGCAGCCATGTTCCCCGAGACTTTGGAGGAGGGCATCCAGATCCCTCCCACCCAGCTGGATGCTGCCCACCCAACGGCAGTGCAACGCCTGGCAGAACCCTCTCAGATGCTGAAGCATGCTGTAGTCAACCTCATTAACTATCAAGATGATGCTGAGCTAGCCACTCGTGCCATCCCCGAGCTTACCAAACTGCTCAACGATGAGGACCAG GTTGTCGTGAATAAAGCAGCTGTAATGGTGCATCAGTTGTCAAAGAAGGAGGCATCGCGCCACGCCCTAATGCGCTCTCCACAGATGGTCTCAGCCGTTGTTCGTGCCATGCAGAACACTGGTGATGTGGAGACAGCTCGCTGCTCTGCTGGCACCTTGCACAACCTTTCCCACCATCGTGAGGGGCTCCTTGCAATCTTCAAGTCTGGTGGCATCCCTGCCCTGGTCAAGATGCTGGG CTCGCCGGTGGACAGCGTGCTGTTCTACGCCATCACCACACTCCACAACCTGTTGTTGCATCAGGAAGGGGCAAAGATGGCCGTGCGCCTGGCTGGAGGACTGCAGAAGATGGTGGCCTTGTTGTCCAATACCAATGTCAAGTTCTTGGCAATCACTACTGACTGCCTGCAGATCTTGGCGTATGGCAACCAGGAAAGCAAG CTGATCATTCTGGCCAGTGGTGGTCCCCAGGCACTGGTCAACATCATGAGGACCTTCACATATGAGAAACTACTGTGGACCACAAGCAGAGTGCTCAAGGTGCTCTCTGTTTGCTCAAGCAACAAGCCTGCCATCGTAGAGGCTG GAGGCATGCAGGCCTTGGGGCTTCACCTGACAGACCCCAGCCAGCGTCTGGTCCAGAACTGCCTCTGGACTCTGAGAAATCTTTCAGATGCTGCCACTAAACAG GAGGGAATGGAGGGTCTCCTGGGGACCCTGGTCCAGCTGCTGGGCAGTGATGACATCAATGTAGTGACATGTGCTGCTGGCATCCTCTCCAACCTGACCTGTAACAACTACAGTAACAAACTCATGGTCTGCCAG GTTGGAGGCATTGAGGCTCTGGTGCGAACAGTGCTTAGGGCCGGCGACAGAGAGGACATCACAGAGCCAGCAGTCTGTGCCCTGCGTCACCTGACCTCCCGCCACCAGGATGCTGAGATGGCCCAGAATGCTGTGCGCCTTCATTACGGCCTGCCTGTGGTGGTCAAACTACTCCACCCTCCGTCCCACTGGCCGCTAATCAAG gCCACAGTTGGTCTGATTCGTAACCTGGCTCTTTGCCCAGCCAACCACAGTGCTCTGCGGGAGCAGGGAGCCATCCCCCGACTGGTCCAGCTGCTCGTCAGGGCTCACCAGGATACCCAGAGGCGCACCAGCATGGGAGGCAACCAGCAGCAGTTTGTG gaaggtGTGCGTATGGAGGAAATAGTGGAAGGCTGCACAGGAGCTCTGCACATCCTGGCCCGGGACGTCCACAACAGAATTGTCATCAGAGGGCTCAACACCATTCCACTCTTTGTCCAG TTGCTGTATTCTCCAGTGGAGAACATCCAGCGTGTGGCGGCAGGTGTGCTGTGTGAACTGGCTCAGGACAAGGAAGCCGCCGAGGCTATCGAAGCTGAAGGAGCCACTGCACCTCTGACTGAGCTTCTGCATTCCCGTAATGAGGGCGTTG CAACCTATGCTGCAGCCGTCCTGTTCCGCATGTCTGAGGACAAACCCCAGGACTACAAGAAACGTCTGTCAGTGGAGCTGACCAGCTCTTTGTTCAGAACTGAGCCTATGGCCTGGAAcgag ACTGGAGACCTGGGACTGGATATGGGAGCACAGGGGGACCCTCTGGCTTACAGGCAGGATG ATGGAGCCTACCGGGCCTACCCAGCAGCCTACGGCCAGGACTCTCTTTTGGACCCCATGATGGAAGGCGCCGACTACCATACTGACACTCTGCCTGACCTGGGCCACCACACTGATCCGTTGCCAGACCTTGGCCACACCCAGGACCTGATGGACAGCAACCAGCTGGCCTGGTTTGACACCGACCTGTAG